One window from the genome of Phycisphaerales bacterium encodes:
- a CDS encoding group III truncated hemoglobin: MSDSPRLIRLPLTEVSPVGEPRATAVTRETIAAIVDDFYSRCRADPLLGPVFNRVVTDWPPHLAKIRAFWEAAVLRQPGYAGRPLEAHLELPVPREHFSAWLRLWKATVESNCTPQDAAVFMTLAGRMANKMMGAAKSGDGAGA; this comes from the coding sequence ATGTCTGATTCGCCGCGGCTCATTCGTTTGCCGCTGACGGAGGTTTCGCCTGTGGGCGAGCCGCGTGCGACGGCCGTCACTCGTGAGACAATCGCTGCGATCGTGGATGATTTCTACTCGCGCTGCCGCGCCGACCCGCTGCTGGGGCCGGTGTTCAACCGTGTGGTGACGGACTGGCCGCCGCACCTGGCGAAGATCAGGGCATTCTGGGAGGCGGCGGTGCTGCGGCAGCCGGGGTACGCGGGGCGGCCGCTGGAGGCGCACCTGGAGCTGCCGGTGCCGCGCGAGCACTTTTCGGCGTGGCTGCGGCTGTGGAAGGCGACCGTCGAGTCGAACTGCACGCCGCAGGACGCGGCGGTGTTCATGACGCTCGCGGGGCGGATGGCGAACAAGATGATGGGGGCGGCGAAGTCAGGGGATGGGGCGGGGGCGTAA